From Penicillium psychrofluorescens genome assembly, chromosome: 6, one genomic window encodes:
- a CDS encoding uncharacterized protein (ID:PFLUO_009448-T1.cds;~source:funannotate) — translation MDTPETDSQEEPHPSLLGYPTLVRWYIDTRPLPHQTLPLLETLRQDDQDSVTKYIQWPDKHMSLASQLLKYYLIHRATHIPWNKVVIHRTPLPENRPCFHAKLLGPRIPEVEFNVSHQASLTMLAGTIVYNNDNDPPQLHLSPASSHQPPPHPQPKPQIGIDITCTNERRRRDNTPKTMRDLSEFVDIFAEVFTPSEVQTMKTPGLTLVKANSLNRGLTIDPSSEQSLAQYGLRLFYSFWALKEAYVKMTGDALLYPHLRELEFCDVIPPDPVSPSTTKSSGNRWSQPYKNTKVSLHGKPVTNVRIQLLAFEDDYIVATIGRGAHVGPIPAFAETKDESENEHPLLPKEEGVRLDPIEVSATRKIGDADPWHEGRVLGDSWLPVQEVDIERDIRSCAEGRCGHSGSFAL, via the coding sequence ATGGACACACCGGAGACCGATAGCCAGGAAGAGCCGCATCCCTCTCTACTGGGATATCCCACTCTAGTCCGGTGGTACATCGACACACgccccctcccccaccaaacCCTGCCGCTCCTCGAAACTCTCCGCCAGGACGACCAAGACTCTGTGACCAAGTACATCCAATGGCCCGACAAACACATGTCGCTGGCCTCTCAGCTCCTCAAGTACTATCTCATCCACCGAGCAACTCACATTCCCTGGAACAAAGTCGTCATTCATAGAACACCTCTTCCTGAGAATCGTCCTTGTTTCCATGCGAAACTTCTCGGTCCGCGTATTCCGGAGGTCGAGTTCAATGTCAGCCATCAGGCTTCGTTGACTATGCTGGCGGGGACTATAGTTTACAACAATGATAATGACCCCCCACAGCTGCATCTATCACCCGCCTCATCTCATCAACCTCCCCCTCACCCGCAACCCAAACCCCAGATTGGAATCGACATAACATGCACCAACGAACGGCGCCGCCGAGATAACACCCCCAAAACCATGCGCGACCTGTCCGAATTCGTAGACATCTTCGCAGAAGTCTTCACCCCCAGCGAAGTGCAAACGATGAAAACCCCCGGCCTGACACTCGTAAAAGCGAACTCTCTCAACCGCGGCCTGACAATTGATCCGTCGTCGGAGCAGAGCCTCGCTCAATACGGCCTGCGGCTCTTCTACTCCTTTTGGGCTTTGAAGGAGGCTTACGTCAAAATGACTGGCGATGCGCTTTTATATCCGCATTTGCGCGAGTTGGAGTTTTGTGATGTTATTCCTCCAGATCCAGTCTCACCCTCAACTACAAAGTCATCGGGTAACCGTTGGAGCCAGCCCTACAAAAACACCAAGGTCTCCTTGCACGGCAAACCAGTCACCAATGTCCGCATCCAACTACTCGCGTTTGAAGATGATTATATCGTCGCAACAATAGGTCGCGGCGCCCACGTCGGACCTATACCTGCATTCGCAGAAACCAAAGACGAATCCGAAAATGAGCACCCCCTTCTACCAAAGGAAGAGGGCGTGAGACTCGATCCGATTGAGGTGTctgcgacgaggaagatTGGTGATGCTGACCCATGGCATGAGGGACGTGTGCTCGGGGATTCATGGCTGCCTGTGCAGGAGGTGGATATTGAGCGTGATATCCGGTCCTGTGCGGAGGGGCGCTGTGGGCATTCTGGTTCATTTGCTTTATAG
- a CDS encoding uncharacterized protein (ID:PFLUO_009446-T1.cds;~source:funannotate): MSLLAVNTVDRLDRPSAYYVGKNKRRRHEEEQRQHDPVDKLRNATTLYVGNLSFYTTEEQIHELFAKCGEIKRLVMGLDRFNKTPCGFCFVEYYTHQDALDCLKYVGGTKLDERIIRADLDPGFEEGRQYGRGKSGGQVRDEYREEYDPGRGGYGRAYDEQRQREEDEYGLGR; the protein is encoded by the exons ATGAGCTTGCTGGCGGTCAACACAGTCGATCGGCTGGATCGGCCGAGTGCCTACTATGTTGGAAAG AACAAGAGACGCCGACACGAAGAGGAACAGCGCCAGCACGACCCGGTGGACAAGCTGAGGAATGCGACTACCCTCTACGTCGGCAACCT GTCATTCTACACCACCGAGGAACAGATCCACGAGCTCTTTGCCAA ATGCGGTGAGATCAAGCGGTTGGTAATGGGACTCGATCGGTTCAACAAGACACCCTGCGGCTTCTGCTTCGTCGAATACTACACCCACCAGGATGCGCTGGATTGTCTAAAGTACGTTGGCGGGACTAAGCTGGATGAGCGGATCATCCGCGCAGATTTGGATCCTGGTTTTGAGGAAGGGCGGCAATACGG TCGCGGCAAGTCGGGCGGCCAGGTTCGCGACGAGTATCGCGAGGAATACGACCCCGGCCGTGGTGGATACGGTCGAGCCTATGAtgagcagcgccagcgcgaggaggacgagTACGGCTTGGGGAGGTAG
- a CDS encoding uncharacterized protein (ID:PFLUO_009451-T1.cds;~source:funannotate) — translation MALATGHVAGQLRHLIYYHLDNNLVRNALFLAGRLHAYEPRSFEAQYLLSLCHLLGGEVKAALECSQSSGSRGLHAGCAYVYAQACLDLGKYIDGITALERSKSLWGSKNHWNKHSETHRQHLPDAAAVFCLLGKLWHAHKDLNKAVDCYVEALKLNPFMWDAFLGLCETGVNIRVPNIYNLSPELLAIISSSSPEEKDTSSDHPAPGEGPFSVQTASNPSADPFMVPTSRVDSETTFGSSALWEKLNGSSVSVAAVTQPVIHEGAQTPQSSGSEEFRIANGVTDPESAWEPPLAPARKNRTIQTLNMDHPVNPPPKMRPTGIRPRPKTRIESDDQSTEREIKPAPRIADRKRTISGQVAHPQVQQPTEPGAPQRRSVRLFNQIKPTTSKLSNATLTGRDGREMKKIRGISSRNRPGTTSTVGRVVSGNRKPMESADADGKDNYLTSVPPVPPLPKNSEKSKDIEALNWLLGLFNKLASGYFALSRYKCPDAIQHFSSLSQGQRETPWVLSQLGRAYFEQAMYAESAKYFSRVQIVAPSRHEDMEIYSTVLWHLKSDVELAYLAHQLLESDRLSPQAWCAIGNSFSHQRDHDQALKCFKRATMLDPEFAYAFTLQGHEYVANEEYDKALDAYRRGINVDSRHYNAWYGLGTVYDKMGKLDFAEQHFRNAASINPTNAVLICCIGLVLEKMSNSQGALIHYSRACSLAPQSVLARFRKARVLMKLQEYKYALQELTILKDIAPDEANVHYLLGKLYKMLKDKANAIKHFTTAMNLDPKAQQYIKDAMESLDDEEMEDDDMA, via the exons ATGGCGCTCGCGACAGGGCACGTCGCCGGCCAGTTGCGACACCTCATCTACTACCACCTCGACAACAACCTGGTCCGAAATGCTCTCTTCCTTGCCGGACGTCTTCATGCCTACGAACCGCGATCCTTCGAAGCCCAGTACCTCCTGTCCCTCTGTCATCTTCTCGGTGGCGAAGTCAAGGCCGCCTTGGAGTGCAGCCAGAGCTCCGGCTCACGGGGCCTGCATGCAGGCTGTGCATATGTCTACGCTCAGGCGTGTCTGGATTTGGGGAAATATATTGACGGCATTACGGCACTGGAGCGCAGCAAAAGTCTCTGGGGCTCAAAAAACCACTGGA ATAAACACAGTGAAACACACCGACAACATCTACcggacgcggcggcggtctTCTGCTTACTTGGAAAGCTATGGCATGCTCATAAAGACTTGAACAAGGCGGTGGATTGCTATGTGGAAGCTCTGAAACTCAATCCGTTCATGTGGGATGCTTTCCTCGGGCTGTGCGAGACGG GCGTCAATATCCGCGTTCCTAATATCTACAACCTCAGCCCGGAGCTCCTTGCCATTATATCGTCGTCGTCCCCGGAGGAAAAGGATACTTCATCAGATCATCCCGCACCAGGAGAAGGACCCTTTTCCGTGCAAACAGCCAGTAATCCCAGTGCCGACCCTTTTATGGTTCCTACATCTCGGGTCGATTCCGAGACCACCTTCGGAAGCTCTGCTCTTTGGGAGAAACTGAATGGCAGCTCGGTCAGTGTTGCAGCTGTTACGCAACCTGTCATCCATGAGGGAGCTCAGACACCCCAGAGCAGTGGATCGGAGGAGttccgcattgccaatgGGGTCACCGACCCAGAGTCTGCATGGGAGCCCCCACTGGCTCCGGCCAGGAAGAACCGCACAATCCAAACTCTGAACATGGACCATCCCGTGAATCCTCCACCAAAAATGCGGCCAACCGGCATTCGACCACGGCCCAAAACTCGAATTGAATCAGACGACCAATCTACCGAACGTGAAATAAAGCCTGCTCCCAGAATTGCAGATCGTAAACGTACAATTTCTGGCCAGGTGGCTCACCCTCAAGTTCAACAACCAACGGAACCAGGAGCTCCGCAACGCCGGAGCGTGCGGCTGTTCAATCAAATCAAACCTACCACCAGCAAACTCTCCAACGCCACACTAACCGGAAGGGATGGACGGGAAATGAAAAAGATCCGGGGTATCAGCTCAAGGAACCGTCCTGGAACCACTTCGACTGTTGGCCGCGTCGTGAGCGGCAACCGGAAGCCCATGGAGTCCGCAGATGCCGATGGCAAGGACAATTACCTAACGTCGGTGCCACCCGTCCCACCCTTGCCCAAGAACTCCGAGAAGTCCAAGGATATTGAGGCCTTGAATTGGCTTCTGGGGCTTTTCAACAAACTCGCCTCGGGCTACTTCGCTTTGAGCAGATATAAATGCCCAGATGCGATCCAGCATTTTAGTTCGCTCTCCCAGGGTCAGCGTGAAACACCTTGGGTTTTGTCTCAACTTGGTCGAGCGTACTTTGAGCAGGCCATGTACGCAGAGTCTGCCAAGTATTTCTCTCGGGTCCAGATCGTGGCGCCCTCCCGGCACGAGGACATGGAGATCTATTCAACTGTGCTGTGGCATCTGAAAAGCGATGTCGAGCTGGCTTACTTGGCGCACCAGTTGCTTGAATCTGACCGGCTGTCACCACAAGCGTGGTGCGCCATCGGCAACTCATTCTCCCACCAACGGGATCACGATCAGGCTCTGAAATGTTTCAAGCGGGCAACGATGCTAGACCCGGAGTTCGCCTACGCGTTCACTCTCCAGGGACACGAGTATGTTGCCAATGAAGAATACGACAAGGCTCTTGATGCCTACCGGCGCGGAATCAACGTGGATAGCCGGCACTACAACGCATGGTACGGACTTGGCACGGTGTACGACAAGATGGGCAAGCTTGACTTTGCCGAGCAACATTTCCGCAACGCTGCCAGCATCAACCCCACAAACGCAGTGCTCATCTGCTGCATCGGGTTGGTTCTCGAGAAGATGAGTAACTCGCAGGGCGCCCTGATCCACTACAGTCGGGCGTGCTCACTTGCACCGCAGTCGGTGTTGGCGCGATTCCGCAAAGCCCGCGTACTCATGAAGCTGCAAGAGTACAAGTATGCTCTGCAGGAGCTGACGATCCTCAAGGATATCGCGCCCGACGAGGCGAACGTGCACTACCTGCTCGGCAAATTGTACAAAATgctcaaggacaaggccaaTGCAATCAAGCACTTCACGACGGCCATGAATTTGGATCCAAAg GCTCAACAGTATATCAAAGACGCAATGGAATCcttggatgatgaagagatggaagatgacgacaTGGCTTAG
- a CDS encoding uncharacterized protein (ID:PFLUO_009447-T1.cds;~source:funannotate): protein MSITVGVLALQGAFYEHVQLLKRAAEQLPSSTWEFIEVRTPPELQRCEALVLPGGESTTMSLVAARSNLLEPLRDFVKVHRKPTWGTCAGLILLAESANRTKKGGQELIGGLDVRVNRNHFGRQTESFQAPLDLPFLGADAAPFPAVFIRAPVVERILPSHEGIQVEEEKREETVVAPSRQAKDSVAQAATDEHVEVLATLSGQAARIATQDRDVNPETEIGDVVAVRQGNVLGTSFHPELTGDARIHAWWLRQVQAAVQKRQ from the exons ATGAGCATCACAGTCGGAGTCCTCGCCTTGCAGGGCGCATTCTACGAGCATGTCCAGCTGCTGAAAAGGGCAGCCGAGCAGCTCCCCTCGTCCACATGGGAGTTCATTGAAGTGCGCACGCCACCCGAGCTGCAAAGATGCGAGGCGCTGGTGCTCCCCGGAGGTGAGAGCACCACCATGTCTCTGGTGGCGGCGCGGTCGAATCTCTTGGAGCCATTGAGAGACTTTGTCAA GGTGCATCGCAAGCCCACCTGGGGGACCTGCGCTGGGCTGATCCTCCTAGCTGAGTCGGCCAACCGCACCAAGAAAGGTGGCCAAGAATTGATCGGAGGGCTAGATGTTCGAGTGAACCGCAATCACTTCGGCCGACAGACTGAAAGCTTCCAGGCGCCGCTGGACCTACCCTTCCTGGGCGCGGACGCTGCGCCGTTCCCCGCAGTGTTTATTCGTGCCCCCGTGGTGGAAAGGATTCTGCCCAGCCATGAAGGCATCCaggttgaagaagagaagcgggAAGAGACTGTCGTGGCTCCGTCCAGACAGGCCAAGGACTCGGTCGCTCAAGCAGCAACGGACGAACACGTCGAGGTGCTCGCTACCTTGTCTGGACAAGCAGCCCGCATCGCCACACAGGATCGAGATGTCAACCCAGAGACAGAAATCGGCGATGTCGTGGCAGTGCGCCAGGGCAATGTGTTGGGCACCAGCTTCCACCCTGAGTTGACCGGCGACGCCCGAATCCATGCGTGGTGGCTGCGCCAGGTGCAAGCAGCCGTGCAAAAGAGACAATAG
- a CDS encoding uncharacterized protein (ID:PFLUO_009452-T1.cds;~source:funannotate) translates to MAQKAAKTLATRNSARLFQTHLISAVLHTFFLLALWFSNRYSLKRYLILGILPNLALEAILDYIGRPRYHADGSLRTAGADLGATGLTEYMWDVVYWTWICMCTVLILGNRGWWFTMVIPLYSVYAVYTTFMGVKKGFAGMAGGGGAEGEEGSAEAKSKRELKKEKRGPRYKTR, encoded by the exons ATGGCCCAG AAAGCAGCCAAAACCTTGGCCACCCGCAATTCGGCGCGCCTCTTCCAAACCCACCTCATCTCTGCCGTGCTGCACACgttcttcctgctcgcgCTATGGTTCTCCAACCGCTATTCCCTGAAACGATACCTGATCCTGGGAATTCTCCCCAATCTGGCCCTTGAAGCTATCCTTGACTACATTGGCCGACCCCGGTACCATGCAGATGGCTCTCTGCGCACCGCGGGTGCAGATCTCGGTGCCACTGGACTGACGGAGTACATGTGGGATGTGGTCTACTGGACATGGATCTGCATGTGCACGGTTCTGATTCTTGGGAATCGGGGGTGGTGGTTTACCATGGTGATTCCGCTGTACTCGGTGTATGCGGTGTATACCACTTTCATGGGTGTGAAGAAGGGCTTTGCGGGGatggctggtggtggtggtgctgaaggggaagaggggTCTGCGGAGGCGAAGAGCAAGcgggagctgaagaaggagaagagggggCCTCGGTATAAGACACGGTAG
- a CDS encoding uncharacterized protein (ID:PFLUO_009449-T1.cds;~source:funannotate) — MIALYCLLGVVVTYYFVIMFVKIFICIPVPAYWHLSERYRATCLRQSSIIIADSTVSFVTDAAILAFPIALTWKLQMPTRKKIRVICVLGLGGVAVAFSLLRLAIGIHERGNRHNTVVFTRSILTGNAELGIGLICACLPALTAFAAHNREHSSSGRRNKKSQSSSSNAFDESQLMQTQPSGSAHPGSTGSPVPPAEP; from the exons ATGATTGCCCTATACTGTCTCCTCGGTGTGGTTGTCACCTACTACTTTGTCATTATGTTTGTCAAGATCTTCATTTGCATCCCAGTCCCAGCCTACTGGCATCTATCCGAAAGATACCGTGCGACCTGCCTGCGACAGTCCAGCATTATCATCGCAGACTCGACCGTCAGCTTCGTGACCGACGCTGCAATTCTCGCGTTTCCAATCGCGTTGACCTGGAAACTGCAAATGCCAACCCGGAAAAAGATCCGAGTGATATGCgttcttgggcttggaggcgTGGCCGTTGCGTTCAGTCTCTTGCGGCTCGCGATTGGGATTCACGAGAGAGGAAACCGCCATAATACGGTGGTCTTTACGCGATCCATACTGACAGG AAACGCGGAGTTGGGCATCGGGCTGATCTGCGCCTGTCTGCCTGCTCTCACAGCTTTCGCCGCTCATAATCGAGAACACTCGTCCTCCGGTCGTCGAAACAAAAAGTCTcagtcgtcgtcgtcgaatGCCTTTGACGAAAGCCAATTAATGCAAACACAGCCGAGTGGCTCTGCGCACCCAGGCTCGACTGGTTCACCTGTTCCGCCGGCTGAACCCTAG
- a CDS encoding uncharacterized protein (ID:PFLUO_009445-T1.cds;~source:funannotate): protein MPKVTSYAPAWLCRPSPGASLFTSSSVKSPAQALQVVKPAVADGPTRTIAKRGNEVFVVVDNEIRWANLARLKDQWQHQTRQKKSAAEENAEASSYRVLAVPVYGHIKQLIPSPNGAFLAVVTEHTVHISVLPDSSHLSSTDTAPIRLKTYQLGPTTHVIPEAPVVSAIWHPLGLHSNVGGCIITVTADAAVRVWELDRNNHWSFDQPTLAVDLRKLVDGTSSDQDFAPSGFGKNKGFSADIIDMEAASASFAGNGNDKEDAWAPMTLWVAMRPGDLYALCPLLPSKWQAPSATIPSLSAAIIPKLAALEEKGPEDVEEQLIACRQQYEWLQEIDDQESLDPSSAGSGTIQGADVFSRPMNPSAIPRLQGPFRFDTGDEVDDLDLCDILVIAARLNVDDLMMGEDEELAVEANDQDKLSATTICLSSGSGRVHICLELDGVEGQWLPKAKKNAFRAPLSEPSDLVLVESLDTVQGNVNTWPTFTRDAHSRYSFFVTTATNVVSFSLSSWVQRLETELQAEDPAGSAFRLQVLCDGTVAQRQRILRVLETDIVSPQDHLAASLVFYDFDLGYLLITHHPSQPYAAAMDAPADSLVVENRLYDHKPPLPHSPAVAPQRPPYQVPAVLYAQSPLEAFIDKNVPHRQRHTLKEQVRLSPATLDLVAAAHRLLSAHTNALERAASDLFRRCERLQGEMHDQLKQLSDVAERIKGVTSEVGEDGRHKEGTRNGEALDRRLQAAKDKQSDLIQRYDRLRKKVLNSGGRPLSEKEKSWIAEVETLSQSFADEEPEAEEDQEQHLAHRLQTVKQLAVDLVSTTKAVLVKAPSPAEPGSPSSPGSTQPKVPQRLQRARVADAMRMVERESAVIDAITSRLERLNTSL from the exons ATGCCCAAGGTCACGAGTTACGCGCCAGCCTGGCTGTGTCGGCCGTCGCCTGGCGCCAGCCTGTTCACCAGCAGCTCGGTCAAGAGCCCGGCTCAGGCTCTGCAGGTGGTCAAGCCTGCGGTGGCAGATGGCCCGACACGAACGATCGCGAAACGAGGTAACGAAGTGTTTGTGGTGGTCGACAATGAGATCCGCTGGGCAAACCTGGCGCGGTTGAAGGATCAATGGCAGCACCAGACGcgacagaagaagagcgcagCAGAGGAGAATGCGGAGGCCTCCTCCTACAGG GTTCTAGCAGTGCCTGTCTACGGCCACATCAAGCAGCTTATTCCTTCTCCGAACGGCGCCTTTCTCGCCGTGGTCACCGAGCATACCGTCCATATCTCCGTCCTTCCCGACTCCTCGCATCTCTCCTCAACAGATACTGCGCCGATCCGGTTGAAGACGTACCAACTGGGTCCTACCACTCATGTCATCCCCGAAGCTCCCGTGGTGTCGGCAATCTGGCACCCCCTCGGATTACACAGCAATGTTGGAGGATGCATCATCACGGTGACAGCAGATGCTGCCGTGCGCGTGTGGGAGCTGGACCGCAACAACCACTGGTCTTTCGATCAACCTACCCTGGCAGTTGACTTGCGCAAACTGGTGGATGGGACCTCATCTGATCAGGACTTTGCGCCTTCTGGGTTTGGCAAGAACAAAGGGTTCTCTGCTGACATTATTGATATGGAGGCTGCGTCCGCTTCTTTTGCGGGCAATGGGAACGACAAAGAGGATGCTTGGGCGCCTATGACTCTCTGGGTGGCCATGCGGCCGGGCGATCTCTACGCACTGTGCCCGCTGCTGCCGTCTAAATGGCAAGCTCCGTCCGCCACTATCCCATCCCTCTCCGCTGCCATTATACCGAAACTGGCTGCCctcgaggagaagggccccgaggatgtggaggagCAATTGATTGCATGTCGGCAACAATATGAATGGCTACAGGAGATCGATGATCAAGAATCTTtggatccatcttccgctgGGTCGGGAACTATCCAAGGGGCGGATGTCTTCAGTCGTCCGATGAATCCAAGTGCCATCCCACGGTTGCAAGGGCCTTTCCGTTTTGATACAGGGGACGAGGTTGACGACCTCGATCTCTGTGATATTCTTGTCATTGCTGCCAGGCTGAATGTCGATGACCTTATGatgggtgaggatgaggagttGGCTGTCGAAGCAAATGATCAGGACAAGCTCTCGGCGACGACTATTTGTCTTTCCAGTGGGAGTGGGCGTGTCCATATCTGTCTGGAACTTGACGGTGTTGAAGGCCAGTGGCTtcccaaggccaagaagaacgcaTTCCGAGCGCCTCTGTCTGAACCTTCCGATCTGGTCTTGGTGGAATCTTTGGATACGGTCCAAGGGAATGTCAACACCTGGCCCACTTTCACCCGCGACGCTCACTCTCGCTACTCTTTCTTCGTCACGACCGCGACCAATGTtgtgtctttctctctgtcctCTTGGGTGCAGAGGCTTGAAACCGAGTTGCAGGCAGAGGACCCGGCGGGCTCAGCGTTCCGGCTGCAGGTTCTTTGTGATGGAACTGTGGCCCAACGGCAACGGATCCTGCGCGTCTTGGAAACCGACATCGTCTCTCCTCAGGACCATCTTGCGGCATCCCTTGTCTTCTACGATTTCGATCTCGGCTATCTACTGATCACCCACCATCCATCGCAGCCGTATGCTGCTGCCATGGATGCCCCAGCGGATTCTTTGGTCGTGGAAAACCGCCTTTACGACCACAAGCCCCCGCTACCGCACTCACCAGCTGTAGCTCCGCAGCGGCCACCGTACCAAGTGCCTGCCGTTTTGTACGCACAGTCTCCGCTGGAAGCCTTCATCGATAAAAACgtcccgcaccgccagcgtCATACTCTCAAAGAACAAGTTCGTCTCTCTCCGGCGACACTGGACCTTGTCGCGGCCGCGCATCGGTTACTGTCAGCCCACACCAACGCCCTGGAACGAGCTGCGTCAGATCTATTTCGTCGTTGCGAGCGACTACAGGGAGAAATGCACGACCAACTGAAGCAATTGTCAGATGTTGCCGAGCGTATCAAGGGTGTCACGAGCGAGGTCGGCGAAGATGGGCGACACAAGGAGGGAACCCGGAACGGAGAGGCGCTTGATAGACGTTTGCAGGCTGCGAAGGACAAGCAGAGCGACCTGATACAACGCTACGATCGGCTGCGGAAGAAGGTGCTGAATTCTGGTGGCCGTCCACTaagcgagaaggagaagtcGTGGATTGCAGAAGTGGAAACTTTGTCTCAATCGTTCGCCGACGAAGAGCCAGAAGCCGAGGAAGACCAAGAGCAACACCTGGCACATCGCCTGCAAACT GTTAAACAACTTGCCGTCGACCTTGTGTCTACAACAAAGGCCGTCTTAGTCAAGGCACCCTCTCCTGCTGAGCCCGGGAGCCCATCTTCCCCCGGCAGCACGCAACCCAAGGTTCCGCAGCGGCTTCAACGGGCCAGAGTTGCGGATGCGATGAGAATGGTTGAGCGAGA GTCTGCTGTTATTGACGCCATCACGTCGCGCTTGGAACGACTCAACACGAGTTTGTAA
- a CDS encoding uncharacterized protein (ID:PFLUO_009450-T1.cds;~source:funannotate), whose amino-acid sequence MSISSYILGGIGLFIAVTLFLFSLGQKVPKAAFFARCLAAYGSLLLCAVYGVLASIVLRLFGYGRISQWATARSFKFVMRYTTGVKFDIVEGQEHLSTRPAVFLGNHQSELDVLMLGYIFPPYCSVTAKKSLKNIPFLGWFMTLSRTVFIDRANRETAMKAFDGAVEEMNTHRQSVFIFPEGTRSYSDEPTLLPFKKGAFHLAVKAGVPIVPIVTEQYSHVLSARAGRFQPGTIKIKVLPPIQTKDLTAADVDSLTTSTRESMLNTLVEMSNANKEKTNAAGGAALSTAVEI is encoded by the exons atgtcAATCTCATCGTATATCCTAGGAGGCATCGGCTTGTTCATAGCCGTGAcccttttcctcttctcacTGGGTCAAAAAGTGCCCAAAGCCGCCTTCTTTGCCCGCTGTCTGGCTGCCTATGGCTCTCTCCTCCTTTGCGCCGTCTACGGCGTACTCGCCTCAATTGTCCTCCGTCTGTTCGGCTATGGCCGCATCTCGCAATGGGCTACAGCGCGCAGCTTCAAGTTCGTCATGCGTTACACGACCGGCGTGAAGTTCGATATCGTTGAGGGACAGGAACACCTCTCTACGCGCCCGgccgtcttcctcggaaATCACCAGTCAGAGCTGGATGTGCTGATGCTCGGATATATCTTCCCGCCGTATTGCAGCGTCACGGCCAAGAAATCGCTGAAGAATATCCCCTTTCTCGGCTGGTTCATGACTCTCTCACGGACGGTGTTTATTGATCGCGCGAACCGCGAAACGGCCATGAAGGCTTTTGATGGCGCCGTCGAGGAGATGAACACGCATCGACAGAGCGTGTTTATTTTCCCCGAAGGGACGAGGAGCTATTCCGACGAGCCGACGCTGCTGCCCTTTAAGAAGGGCGCGTTCCATCTGGCTGTCAAGGCGGGCGTTCCCATCGTGCCGATTGTCACGGAGCAGTACTCGCATGTGCTGTCAGCCCGGGCAGGACGGTTCCAGCCAGGGACGATCAAGATCAAAG TTCTGCCTCCTATCCAGACCAAGGATCTCACCGCGGCCGATGTCGATAGTTTGACCACGTCGACGCGCGAGTCCATGCTCAACACCCTGGTGGAGATGTCTAACGCcaacaaggagaagaccaatGCTGCTGGCGGCGCAGCCCTCTCTACCGCTGTCGAAATCTAA